One window of Calonectris borealis chromosome 28, bCalBor7.hap1.2, whole genome shotgun sequence genomic DNA carries:
- the JSRP1 gene encoding junctional sarcoplasmic reticulum protein 1 isoform X1 has protein sequence MAAGPHEVLEKNLGCPEATDELPGLAESAQRRPRKDGRKDADAPVSSDGESGTAHGLEEARTQLGVSERDPDEPELSMPEPALLGVDKKAAEKKRLEKVGAKGSAAGPPVPKSLPVQRKVEPPSLDPAEEPLLWEGLTLNKCILVASVVALLSVTFQVLQAPCSREGVSHGSQDPPPPPLHEVVSAKEEEVQEVVTAQPAQPESSMFEDNDGDDDGDDDSDDDGDADSNLAEPWIFKKWFGRSALEDEDEEPTDVPEVSPAAAEVKKSREKKPEKKEEKAREGRAAQAERSSRREARAKDRAPGDKPSRAPRAPREPEQQPQKKRGREGKESRQERDEPRKEGWKGRPGRVDGGRENLKRNWRQQKGRKPWEPAAAPGKDGTARPREGKRRD, from the exons ATGGCAGCAGGTCCCCATGAGGTGTTGGAGAAAAACTTGGGATGCCCTGAGGCCACCGACGAGCTGCCCGGGCTGGCGGAGAGCGCTCAGAGGCGGCCAAGGAAGGACGGGAGAAAAG ATGCCGACGCGCCAGTGAGCAGCGACGGGGAAAGTGGTACAGCCCAT GGGCTAGAGGAGGCAAGGACCCAGCTTGGCGTCTCTGAGCGGGATCCAGACGAGCCTGAGCTGAGCATGCCAGAGCCAGCGCTGCTCGGCGTGGACAAGAAAGCAGCGGAGAAGAAGCGATTGGAGAAGGTGGGAGCCAAAGGCAGCGCTGCTGGGCCTCCAG TCCCCAAGAGCCTCCCCGTGCAGAGGAAGGTGGAGCCTCCCAGCCTGGACCCCGCGGAGGAGCCGCTCCTCTGGGAAGGGCTCACTCTTAACAAGTGCATCCTGGTGGCCTCCGTCGTCGCCCTGCTCAGCGTCACCTTCCAGGTGCTGCAAG caccGTGCTCCAGGGAGGGAGTCAGCCACGGCAGCCAGGACCCTCCACCACCTCCCCTTCACG agGTGGTCAGTGCCAAGGAGGAGGAGGTCCAAGAAGTGGTGACTGCCCAGCCTGCCCAGCCCGAGAGCAGCATGTTCGAGGACAATGATGGTGATGACGATGGTGATGACGACAGCGATGATGATGGCGACGCTGACAGCAACCTG GCAGAGCCCTGGATCTTCAAGAAGTGGTTTGGCCGCTCAGCACTGGAGGACGAGGACGAAGAGCCCACGGATGTCCCCGAGgtgtctccagctgcagcagaggtgaAGAAGAGCCGGGAGAAGAAGccggagaagaaggaggagaaggccCGGGAGGGCCGTGCCGCCCAGGCAGAGCGGAGCAGCCGGAGGGAAGCGCGAGCCAAGGACAGGGCGCCAGGGGACAAGCCCAGCagagcccccagggccccccgggagccagagcagcagccccagaagaagcggggccgggaggggaaggagagccggcaggagcgggacgagcccaggaaggaggggtggaaggGCCGTCCTGGCAGGGTCGACGGCGGCCGGGAGAACCTGAAGCGGAACTGGCGGCAGCAGAAGGGCAGGAAGCCCTGGGAGCCAGCGGCCGCCCCGGGGAAGGATGGCACTGCCAGGCCCAGGGAGGGCAAGAGGCGCGACTGA
- the PLEKHJ1 gene encoding pleckstrin homology domain-containing family J member 1, producing the protein MRYNERELLSLARQPAEKAAEILMRVPKKGSVLKKRLVKLVVNFLFYFRTDEAEPIGALLLEHCRITKEEENVFSISFIEEPERKYCFECDSEQQCQEWIEALKRASYEFMRRSLIFYRNEIQKMTGKDPLEQYGISEEARFQLGTHKQ; encoded by the exons ATGAGGTACAACGAGCGGGAGCTGCTGTCCCTGGCCCGGCAGCCCGCCGAGAAGGCGGCGGAGATCTTGATGCGGGTGCCCAAGAAGGGGAGCG TGTTAAAGAAACGCCTCGTGAAGCTTGTTGTCAACTTTCTCTTCTACTTCCGGACAGATGAAGCGGAG CCCATCGgagctctgctgctggagcactGCAGGATCACCAAAGAGGAGGAGAACGTCTTCTCCATCA GTTTCATTGAGGAGCCGGAGAGGAAATACTGCTTCGAATGCGACAGTGAACAGCAGTGTCAGGAGTGGATTGAGGCACTCAAGCGAGCCAG CTATGAGTTCATGAGGAGGAGCTTGATTTTCTACCGGAATGAGATCCAGAAAATGACAGGGAAG GACCCCCTGGAGCAGTACGGGATCTCTGAGGAAGCCCGCTTCCAGCTGGGAACACACAAGCAATAA
- the AMH gene encoding muellerian-inhibiting factor produces the protein MKAALRVLLPCLVLLLPCAALPRKGNMGERISPINRLELSLPEELGLEAEERKRENSSLQERARPSSAERSRMTAATRPFSKPDPGAKCLQGLAEDGGTGWSSSSLHPWPLGGLEGPVCRVKMDQDGLTPSHLEVVGVLTHYESSFIKLLRQHTSWDESYLETFGLCPGGEAGAALHPLKHIHAHVVEPGQDRFLVLHLEEVKWEAQAKLWFRLAFQAEVGRSLGELRVALLLFYLGSREGLGAGRREELQATGTGLAREQSLCLARDTRYLVLRAAVASVTRTSEQLSFEASLAIRRHGERGAPLPPTESQQLLFGSDDKCFTRMTPVLLLLAKSQQEEEAALAPSSYLSADGVVDVAPYPQLSPPQARTEELPSPTAQSQANTSSQAPGSSNQFLGILTRFIRQVLSPSSELPTQPSSHHWLDFQVMETLPHQLLNLSEEAALERLVQSDEPSVLLFPQDSGAVLEQHLGGWQPEGTVLQLLMGKLQAVIQELKDIPAFQANTGLFQHLLSFCYYPLGPGEGQAGKRLPRSGKVHALLLLKALQTVRARWQERRKVLRQNRSTQHQAHCRLQELTIDLHDRKFIVMPTVYAANNCEGPCKLPLSTRVPSYYSHTVLLLGMQERGSPLQRAPCCVPVRYSDQLIISLSTEGLEVRKFPNMVAEECGCR, from the exons ATGAAGGCTGCTCTTAGGGTGCTTTTGCCGTGCCTGGTGCTGTTGCTCCCCTGTGCAGCACTTCCGAGGAAGGGGAACATGGGGGAAAGGATTTCCCCAATTAACCGGCTGGAGCTGAGCCTGCCGGAGGAGCTGGGACTTGaagcagaggagagaaagagagaaaattcaaGTTTACAGGAAAGAGCGAGACCCAGCTCGGCAGAAAGATCAAGGATGACTGCTGCTACTCGCCCCTTTTCTAAGCCTGACCCAGGAGCAAAATGCCTGCAGGGGCTGGCTGAGGATGGGGGCACGGGCTGGTCCAGCTCCAGCCTGCACCCGTGGCCGCTCGGGGGGCTGGAAGGGCCCGTGTGCAGGGTGAAAATGGACCAGGACGGGCTGACCCCGAGCCACCTGGAAGTTGTGGGTGTTCTCACCCACTATGAAAGCAGCTTCATCAAGCTGTTGAGACAACACACCAGCTGGGACGAAAGCTATCTCGAGACCTTCGGGCTCTGCCCAGGCGGGGAGGCGGGTGCTGCTCTCCATCCCCTGAAGCACATCCATGCGCACGTGGTGGAGCCGGGGCAGGACCGCTTCCTCGTGCTGCATCTGGAGGAAG TGAAGTGGGAAGCCCAGGCGAAGCTGTGGTTCAGGCTGGCGTTCCAGGCGGAGGTGGGCCGGTCGCTGGGAGAGCTGCGGGTCGCCTTGCTGCTCTTCTACCTGGGCAGCCGAGAGGGCCTGGGCGCCGGGCgcagagaggagctgcaggcCACGGGCACAGGGCTGGCGCGGGAGCAG AGCCTCTGCCTCGCCAGGGACACCCGGTACCTGGTCCTGCGAGCCGCCGTAGCATCCGTCACCCGCACCAGCGAGCAGCTCAGCTTCGAGGCTTCCCTGGCGATCAGGCGTCACGGAGAGCGAG GTGCCCCCTTACCCCCCACGGAGAGCCAGCAGCTCCTTTTCGGCTCCGATGACAAGTGCTTCACCAGGATGACCCCCgtgctgctcctgctggccaagtcacagcaggaggaggaggcggctttGGCCCCTTCTTCCTACCTCTCTGCCGACGGGGTCGTGGACGTGGCTCCGTACCCACAGCTCAG CCCACCCCAGGCCAGGACCGAGGAGCTGCCATCCCCCACTGCCCAGAGCCAAGCCAATACTTCATCCCAGGCGCCTGGCAGCAGCAACCAGTTCCTGGGCATCCTGACCCGGTTCATCCGCCAGGTCCTGAGCCCCTCCAGCGAgctgcccacccagcccagctcccaccaCTGGCTGGACTTCCAGGTGATGGAGACCCTCCCTCACCAGCTGCTCAACCTGTCGGAGGAGGCGGCGCTGGAGCGACTGGTGCAGTCAGACGAGCCGTCGGTGCTGCTCTTCCCCCAGGACAGCGGAGCCGTGCTGGAACAGCACTTGGGGGGCTGGCAGCCGGAGGGGACcgtgctgcagctgctgatggGCAAGCTGCAGGCGGTGATCCAGGAGCTGAAGGACATCCCGGCTTTCCAAGCCAACACGGGGCTTTTCCAGCATCTCCTGAGCTTCTGCTACTACCCGCTGGGGCCAGGCGAGGGTCAAGCGGGCAAGCGGCTGCCCCGCTCTGGGAAGGTGCacgcgctgctgctgctgaaggcgTTGCAGACGGTGCGGGCACGTTGGCAGGAGCGGAGGAAGGTGCTGCGGCAGAACCGCAGCACGCAGCACCAGGCTCATTGCCGCCTGCAGGAGCTGACCATCGACCTGCACGACCGCAAGTTCATCGTCATGCCCACCGTCTACGCGGCCAACAACTGTGAGGGTCCCTGCAAGCTGCCTCTCTCCACCCGTGTCCCCAGCTACTACTCGCACAcggtgctgctgctgggcatgCAGGAGAGGGGCTCGCCGCTCCAGCGGGCTCCTTGCTGCGTGCCCGTCCGCTACTCGGACCAGCTCATCATCAGCCTCTCCACGGAGGGGCTGGAGGTCCGCAAGTTCCCCAACATGGTGGCAGAGGAGTGTGGCTGTCGGTAG
- the JSRP1 gene encoding junctional sarcoplasmic reticulum protein 1 isoform X2, giving the protein MPEPALLGVDKKAAEKKRLEKVGAKGSAAGPPVPKSLPVQRKVEPPSLDPAEEPLLWEGLTLNKCILVASVVALLSVTFQVLQAPCSREGVSHGSQDPPPPPLHVACPSPLPEVVSAKEEEVQEVVTAQPAQPESSMFEDNDGDDDGDDDSDDDGDADSNLAEPWIFKKWFGRSALEDEDEEPTDVPEVSPAAAEVKKSREKKPEKKEEKAREGRAAQAERSSRREARAKDRAPGDKPSRAPRAPREPEQQPQKKRGREGKESRQERDEPRKEGWKGRPGRVDGGRENLKRNWRQQKGRKPWEPAAAPGKDGTARPREGKRRD; this is encoded by the exons ATGCCAGAGCCAGCGCTGCTCGGCGTGGACAAGAAAGCAGCGGAGAAGAAGCGATTGGAGAAGGTGGGAGCCAAAGGCAGCGCTGCTGGGCCTCCAG TCCCCAAGAGCCTCCCCGTGCAGAGGAAGGTGGAGCCTCCCAGCCTGGACCCCGCGGAGGAGCCGCTCCTCTGGGAAGGGCTCACTCTTAACAAGTGCATCCTGGTGGCCTCCGTCGTCGCCCTGCTCAGCGTCACCTTCCAGGTGCTGCAAG caccGTGCTCCAGGGAGGGAGTCAGCCACGGCAGCCAGGACCCTCCACCACCTCCCCTTCACG TggcctgtccctctcccctcccagagGTGGTCAGTGCCAAGGAGGAGGAGGTCCAAGAAGTGGTGACTGCCCAGCCTGCCCAGCCCGAGAGCAGCATGTTCGAGGACAATGATGGTGATGACGATGGTGATGACGACAGCGATGATGATGGCGACGCTGACAGCAACCTG GCAGAGCCCTGGATCTTCAAGAAGTGGTTTGGCCGCTCAGCACTGGAGGACGAGGACGAAGAGCCCACGGATGTCCCCGAGgtgtctccagctgcagcagaggtgaAGAAGAGCCGGGAGAAGAAGccggagaagaaggaggagaaggccCGGGAGGGCCGTGCCGCCCAGGCAGAGCGGAGCAGCCGGAGGGAAGCGCGAGCCAAGGACAGGGCGCCAGGGGACAAGCCCAGCagagcccccagggccccccgggagccagagcagcagccccagaagaagcggggccgggaggggaaggagagccggcaggagcgggacgagcccaggaaggaggggtggaaggGCCGTCCTGGCAGGGTCGACGGCGGCCGGGAGAACCTGAAGCGGAACTGGCGGCAGCAGAAGGGCAGGAAGCCCTGGGAGCCAGCGGCCGCCCCGGGGAAGGATGGCACTGCCAGGCCCAGGGAGGGCAAGAGGCGCGACTGA
- the SF3A2 gene encoding splicing factor 3A subunit 2 codes for MDFQHRPGGKTGSGGVASASESNRDRRERLRQLALETIDINKDPYFMKNHLGSYECKLCLTLHNNEGSYLAHTQGKKHQTNLARRAAKEAKEAPAQPAPEKVKVEVKKFVKIGRPGYKVTKQRDPETGQQSLLFQIDYPEIAESIMPRHRFMSAYEQRIEPPDRRWQYLLMAAEPYETIAFKVPSREIDKAEGKFWTHWNRETKQFFLQFHFKMEKPPAPPNLPPGPPTVKRPPPPPLMNGLPPRPPLPDSMPPPPPGGMTLPPMPPSGPVPPPPVPPQLPPAPGVPPPAPLPPMMRPPLPTEGPGTIPPPPPSN; via the exons ATGGATTTTCAGCATCGTCCTGGAGGTAAAACTGGAAGTGGAGGCGTAGCCTCTGCCTCAGAAAGTAACCGAGACCGCAGGGAGAGGCTCCGGCAGCTGGCTTTGGAAACCATCGACATCAACAAG GACccttattttatgaaaaatcacTTGGGCTCTTACGAATGCAAGCTTTGCCTAACGCTGCACAACAATGAG ggaAGTTACTTAGCACATACCCAGGGGAAGAAGCATCAGACCAATTT GGCCCGTCGAGCTGCCAAGGAAGCGAAGgaagcccctgcccagcccgcaCCAGAAAAAGTCAAAGTGGAAGTGAAGAAATTTGTGAAAATTGGACGACCGGGTTATAAAG TGACCAAACAGAGAGATCCAGAAACAGGCCAGCAGAGCCTTCTCTTCCAG ATTGATTATCCGGAGATTGCAGAAAGTATCATGCCTCGTCATCGGTTCATGTCAGCCTATGAGCAAAGGATTGAGCCCCCTGATAGACGCTGGCAATACCTTTTGATGGCAGCGGAGCCCTATGAAACCATAGCTTTCAAG GTGCCAAGCAGAGAAATCgacaaagcagaaggaaagttTTGGACCCACTGGAACAGGGAAACCAAACAG ttcTTCCTTCAATTCCACTTCAAGATGGAgaagcccccagctcccccaaaccTCCCTCCAGGGCCCCCGACTGTCAAGcggcctcctccacctccactgATGAACGGCTTGCCCCCACGGCCACCTCTGCCGGACTCCAtgccgccgcctcctccaggAGGCATGACCCTGCCTCCTATGCCTCCCTCCGGACCagtgccaccacccccagtgccaccTCAGTTGCCACCAGCACCCGGTGTACCCCCCCCCGCTCCTCTGCCACCCATGATGAGACCACCTCTCCCCACAGAGGGGCCAGGCACTATcccccctccgcctccctccAACTGA
- the JSRP1 gene encoding junctional sarcoplasmic reticulum protein 1 isoform X3 encodes MPEPALLGVDKKAAEKKRLEKVGAKGSAAGPPVPKSLPVQRKVEPPSLDPAEEPLLWEGLTLNKCILVASVVALLSVTFQVLQAPCSREGVSHGSQDPPPPPLHEVVSAKEEEVQEVVTAQPAQPESSMFEDNDGDDDGDDDSDDDGDADSNLAEPWIFKKWFGRSALEDEDEEPTDVPEVSPAAAEVKKSREKKPEKKEEKAREGRAAQAERSSRREARAKDRAPGDKPSRAPRAPREPEQQPQKKRGREGKESRQERDEPRKEGWKGRPGRVDGGRENLKRNWRQQKGRKPWEPAAAPGKDGTARPREGKRRD; translated from the exons ATGCCAGAGCCAGCGCTGCTCGGCGTGGACAAGAAAGCAGCGGAGAAGAAGCGATTGGAGAAGGTGGGAGCCAAAGGCAGCGCTGCTGGGCCTCCAG TCCCCAAGAGCCTCCCCGTGCAGAGGAAGGTGGAGCCTCCCAGCCTGGACCCCGCGGAGGAGCCGCTCCTCTGGGAAGGGCTCACTCTTAACAAGTGCATCCTGGTGGCCTCCGTCGTCGCCCTGCTCAGCGTCACCTTCCAGGTGCTGCAAG caccGTGCTCCAGGGAGGGAGTCAGCCACGGCAGCCAGGACCCTCCACCACCTCCCCTTCACG agGTGGTCAGTGCCAAGGAGGAGGAGGTCCAAGAAGTGGTGACTGCCCAGCCTGCCCAGCCCGAGAGCAGCATGTTCGAGGACAATGATGGTGATGACGATGGTGATGACGACAGCGATGATGATGGCGACGCTGACAGCAACCTG GCAGAGCCCTGGATCTTCAAGAAGTGGTTTGGCCGCTCAGCACTGGAGGACGAGGACGAAGAGCCCACGGATGTCCCCGAGgtgtctccagctgcagcagaggtgaAGAAGAGCCGGGAGAAGAAGccggagaagaaggaggagaaggccCGGGAGGGCCGTGCCGCCCAGGCAGAGCGGAGCAGCCGGAGGGAAGCGCGAGCCAAGGACAGGGCGCCAGGGGACAAGCCCAGCagagcccccagggccccccgggagccagagcagcagccccagaagaagcggggccgggaggggaaggagagccggcaggagcgggacgagcccaggaaggaggggtggaaggGCCGTCCTGGCAGGGTCGACGGCGGCCGGGAGAACCTGAAGCGGAACTGGCGGCAGCAGAAGGGCAGGAAGCCCTGGGAGCCAGCGGCCGCCCCGGGGAAGGATGGCACTGCCAGGCCCAGGGAGGGCAAGAGGCGCGACTGA